A genomic segment from Amphiura filiformis chromosome 10, Afil_fr2py, whole genome shotgun sequence encodes:
- the LOC140161942 gene encoding uncharacterized protein: protein MTLIPQVNNVCRAACLAISKISRIRKYIDRPTAERLVHAFVTSRLDANNSLLFGLTSSAISKLQRVQNSAVRLVLGVCGHRVNINDLRRNELHWLPVKDRIVFKILMITYKSLNGLAPPYLKELLNTYKPSRSLRSSSLSLLEVPRTVATSTYEECAFSVSSPKLWNGLPQQIRNAASLATFKKLLKTHLFINPTV, encoded by the coding sequence ATGACGCTCATACCTCAAGTGAACAATGTGTGTCGCGCTGCGTGTCTGGCTATCTCCAAAATTAGCCGtattcggaaatacatcgaccgtCCTACGGCAGAACGTTTAGTGCATGCATTTGTGACATCCAGACTTGATGCTAACAATAGTCTGCTCTTTGGTCTAACAAGTTCTGCAATTTCTAAGCTTCAACGGGTACAAAACAGTGCCGTGCGACTTGTTTTAGGAGTCTGTGGCCATCGCGTTAATATCAACGATTTACGCCGAAATGAGCTGCACTGGCTTCCTGTGAAAGATCGCATTGTCTTCAAAATCCTCATGATCACATACAAATCGCTTAATGGACTAGCTCCACCTTACCTGAAAGAACTTCTTAACACCTACAAACCGAGCCGCTCGCTTCGGTCGTCGTCCCTTTCTCTCCTTGAAGTACCACGGACTGTAGCAACATCAACGTACGAAGAGTGTGCCTTCTCAGTTTCTTCACCTAAGTTGTGGAATGGGTTACCTCAGCAGATTAGGAATGCCGCGTCACTTGCCACCttcaagaaactgttaaaaactcatctttttatcAACCCAACTGTTTAA
- the LOC140161943 gene encoding uncharacterized protein codes for MLDNELYGGRQSAYRKHFSTETALVRVQRSDVVLVLLDLSAAFDTVDHQILLRRLRDRYGVHGKALAWCTSYLCNRQQSVVIGDSVSATHFMNCSVPQGSVAGPFMFTVYAAPLEDLIRSYGVETMIYADDTQLYLVLDPSSDDQHQRLEDCVRGVKA; via the coding sequence ATGCTTGATAACGAACTGTATGGAGGTAGACAATCAGCGTATCGCAAGCATTTCAGCACCGAGACTGCTCTAGTGCGAGTACAGCGTTCTGATGTTGTGCTTGTTCTACTTGATCTCTCGGCCGCCTTTGATACAGTCGACCATCAGATATTACTTCGGCGGCTGAGAGATCGTTACGGAGTCCACGGAAAAGCGCTTGCCTGGTGTACTAGCTACCTTTGTAATCGTCAACAATCAGTTGTTATTGGCGACAGTGTATCTGCGACACACTTCATGAACTGCTCCGTACCTCAAGGATCTGTCGCTGGACCATTCATGTTTACAGTTTATGCTGCTCCGCTTGAAGACTTGATTAGGTCATATGGTGTTGAAACTATGATCTACGCGGACGATACACAGTTGTATCTTGTATTGGATCCTAGTAGCGACGACCAACATCAACGCCTTGAAGACTGCGTTCGAGGCGTGAAAGCGTGA